Proteins from a genomic interval of Lelliottia amnigena:
- the ampD gene encoding N-acetyl-anhydromuranmyl-L-alanine amidase, producing the protein MQLQNGWLVDARHVPSPHHDCRPEDESPSLLVVHNISLPPGEFGGPWIDALFTGTIDPNAHPFFAEIAHLRVSAHCLIRRDGEIVQYVPFDKRAWHAGVSSYHGRERCNDFSIGIELEGTDTTPYTDAQYQALCTLTRELIARYPAISDNITGHSDIAPVRKTDPGPAFDWSRFRAMLTASSDKEMT; encoded by the coding sequence ATGCAGTTACAAAACGGATGGCTGGTGGACGCGCGGCATGTACCTTCGCCGCACCATGATTGCCGCCCGGAGGACGAGTCGCCCTCACTGCTGGTCGTCCATAACATTAGCCTGCCGCCTGGCGAATTTGGTGGTCCGTGGATAGACGCATTATTCACTGGAACAATTGATCCCAACGCTCATCCCTTTTTTGCTGAGATCGCGCATCTGCGCGTTTCGGCCCATTGTCTGATTCGCCGCGACGGTGAAATCGTCCAGTATGTTCCTTTTGATAAGCGCGCCTGGCACGCCGGTGTGTCGTCATATCATGGACGCGAGCGGTGCAATGATTTTTCGATTGGTATTGAGCTAGAAGGCACCGATACCACGCCTTACACCGATGCGCAGTACCAGGCACTGTGTACGCTGACGCGAGAACTGATCGCGCGCTATCCGGCAATTTCCGACAACATCACTGGGCATAGCGATATCGCACCGGTGAGAAAAACCGATCCAGGACCGGCTTTTGACTGGTCCAGGTTTCGCGCCATGCTTACCGCTTCGTCAGACAAGGAGATGACATGA
- the pilE1 gene encoding major pilin subunit: MNRQKGFTLIELMVVIGIIAILSAIGVPAYQNYLRKAALTDMLQTFVPYRTAVELCALDHGGVETCDASVNGIPSPTTTRYVSAMSVAKGTVGLTGQESLNGLEVVMTPIWDNGNGITGWTRNCNISDDSALKQACEDVFRFDNN, from the coding sequence ATGAACAGACAAAAAGGATTTACGCTCATTGAGCTAATGGTGGTCATCGGCATTATTGCCATTCTCAGCGCCATCGGCGTGCCCGCATACCAAAACTATCTTCGCAAAGCGGCACTTACGGACATGCTGCAAACCTTTGTCCCCTATCGCACGGCAGTCGAGCTTTGCGCTCTCGATCATGGCGGTGTCGAGACGTGTGATGCCAGCGTAAACGGTATCCCCTCGCCCACCACCACACGGTATGTCTCCGCAATGAGCGTCGCGAAAGGCACGGTTGGGTTAACCGGCCAGGAAAGTCTCAACGGGCTGGAAGTCGTCATGACGCCAATCTGGGACAATGGCAACGGCATCACCGGCTGGACGCGCAACTGTAATATCAGCGATGACAGTGCGCTCAAACAGGCCTGTGAAGATGTCTTCCGCTTTGATAACAATTGA
- the yicJ_2 gene encoding sugar (glycoside-Pentoside-hexuronide) transporter — MNNNKLSVKEKIGYGMGDAGCNIIFGAIMLFVNYFYTDIFGLAPALVGVLLLSVRVIDAITDPIMGAIADRTRSKYGRFRPWLLWIAFPYALFSVLMFTTPEWTYNSKVIYAFVTYFLLSLTYTAINIPYCSLGSVITNDPKERVACQSYRFVMVGIATLLLSLTLLPMVEYFGGDNKAKGYQMAMTVLALIGTCMFLFSFATVRERIRPAVQTNDELKNDLKDAWKNDQWVRILLLTLCNVCPGFIRMAATMYYVTWVMGQSTHFATLFISLGVVGMMLGSMLAKVLTDRWCKLKVFFWTNIALAIFSCAFYFFDPKATTTIVALYFLLNILHQIPSPLHWSLMADVDDYGEWKTGKRITGISFSGNIFFLKLGLAIAGAMVGFLLSWYGYDAGAKAQSAEAINGIVLLFTVIPGVGYLLTAGVVRLLKVDRETMKQIQEDLEKRRTNYRELSDYQELKTAETK, encoded by the coding sequence ATGAATAACAATAAACTGTCAGTCAAAGAAAAGATCGGCTATGGGATGGGCGACGCGGGATGCAACATCATCTTCGGCGCCATCATGTTGTTTGTTAACTATTTTTACACGGATATCTTTGGACTCGCACCGGCACTGGTCGGCGTTTTACTGCTGTCGGTACGCGTCATCGATGCCATTACTGACCCGATCATGGGCGCGATTGCGGATCGTACCCGCAGTAAATATGGCCGATTTCGTCCATGGCTGCTATGGATTGCCTTCCCCTACGCGCTGTTCAGTGTGCTGATGTTTACGACGCCAGAGTGGACGTACAACAGCAAAGTTATCTATGCTTTTGTCACTTATTTCCTGCTGTCACTCACCTATACCGCCATCAATATTCCTTACTGCTCGTTAGGCAGCGTGATCACCAACGATCCTAAAGAGCGCGTGGCGTGCCAGTCCTATCGCTTCGTGATGGTAGGTATTGCCACCCTGCTGCTGTCGTTAACCTTGCTGCCGATGGTGGAGTACTTCGGCGGGGATAACAAAGCCAAGGGCTACCAGATGGCGATGACGGTGCTGGCGCTTATCGGCACCTGTATGTTCCTGTTCAGCTTCGCGACCGTGCGGGAGCGTATTCGCCCGGCGGTTCAAACCAACGACGAACTGAAAAACGATCTGAAAGACGCGTGGAAAAACGATCAGTGGGTGCGCATCTTACTGCTGACATTGTGTAACGTCTGCCCGGGCTTTATCCGCATGGCGGCGACAATGTATTACGTCACCTGGGTTATGGGGCAAAGTACCCACTTTGCGACGCTGTTTATCAGCCTGGGTGTCGTCGGGATGATGCTCGGAAGCATGCTGGCGAAAGTCCTGACCGACCGCTGGTGTAAACTGAAAGTGTTCTTCTGGACCAACATCGCGCTCGCAATTTTCTCCTGCGCGTTTTATTTCTTCGATCCCAAAGCCACGACGACGATTGTCGCGCTCTACTTCCTGCTGAACATTCTGCATCAGATCCCTTCCCCGCTGCACTGGTCGCTCATGGCGGATGTGGACGATTACGGCGAGTGGAAAACCGGCAAACGCATCACCGGGATCAGCTTCTCCGGCAACATTTTCTTCCTGAAGTTGGGGCTGGCGATTGCCGGTGCGATGGTGGGCTTTCTGCTCTCCTGGTACGGCTATGACGCCGGTGCAAAAGCGCAAAGCGCCGAGGCAATCAACGGAATCGTATTACTCTTTACCGTGATTCCGGGCGTCGGCTATCTGCTCACTGCGGGTGTGGTACGCCTGTTGAAAGTGGACCGTGAAACGATGAAGCAAATTCAGGAAGACCTTGAGAAGCGTCGCACCAACTATCGCGAACTGAGCGACTATCAGGAACTGAAAACGGCTGAGACAAAATAA
- the gspF gene encoding type IV pilin biogenesis protein: MTAEGELQQGTLLAPDRQAALIRLSLKALYPLQLARSPLRQQWQAQHCYEVFRQLATLLQAGLTLAYSLQMLAEQHPVKQWQALLNNLADDLSEGCAFSDALKKWPEVFSPLYVSMMKTGELTGKLEECCRQLAQQQKLQQQLSAKVKKALRYPTIILALAVVVVLAMVTFVLPEFAAIYKTFNTPLPMLTQWVMGFATFVRQQAVALILALFLPAIVMRCLRHHLGWQRFCQRSLLRLPIMGSLARGQKLSQIFTVLSLTQQAGIAFLQGLESSQESVQGVYWQEVLKGVRDRVTQGDPIWSSLTKAGIFTPLCIQLVRTGEVSGSLDSMLTNLARHHNEQTFQQADDLASLLEPLLLIVTGLIIGTLVVAMYLPIFHLGDAMSAG, translated from the coding sequence ATGACTGCCGAGGGCGAACTTCAACAAGGGACGCTATTAGCCCCTGACCGCCAGGCGGCTTTGATCCGATTATCACTTAAAGCACTTTACCCACTTCAGCTCGCGCGCAGTCCTCTGCGCCAGCAATGGCAGGCTCAACATTGCTACGAAGTATTTCGACAGCTGGCCACCCTGCTGCAGGCTGGCCTCACGCTTGCCTATAGTCTGCAAATGTTGGCTGAGCAGCATCCCGTTAAACAGTGGCAGGCGCTGCTTAACAACCTTGCTGACGATCTCAGTGAAGGCTGTGCTTTCTCCGATGCCTTAAAAAAATGGCCGGAAGTATTTAGCCCGCTTTATGTCTCCATGATGAAAACCGGGGAACTGACGGGCAAGCTTGAGGAATGTTGCCGGCAGTTAGCACAGCAACAAAAATTGCAGCAACAGCTGAGCGCGAAGGTGAAAAAAGCACTGCGCTATCCGACGATCATACTCGCACTGGCTGTGGTCGTGGTACTCGCGATGGTGACGTTTGTCCTGCCGGAATTTGCCGCCATTTATAAAACATTTAATACACCGCTTCCGATGCTGACGCAGTGGGTGATGGGTTTTGCGACTTTCGTACGCCAGCAAGCTGTTGCTCTCATCCTTGCGCTATTTTTACCCGCCATCGTGATGCGTTGCCTACGGCATCATCTCGGCTGGCAGCGATTCTGTCAGCGCTCTTTACTGCGCCTCCCAATTATGGGATCGCTGGCTCGTGGACAAAAACTCAGTCAGATCTTTACCGTGCTGTCGCTGACCCAGCAAGCGGGCATCGCATTTTTACAGGGGCTGGAAAGTTCTCAAGAGTCCGTTCAGGGGGTGTACTGGCAGGAGGTCCTGAAAGGTGTCAGGGATCGCGTCACGCAGGGGGACCCTATATGGTCGTCATTAACGAAAGCAGGGATCTTCACGCCCTTATGCATCCAGCTTGTACGAACGGGAGAGGTATCCGGTTCCCTTGATAGCATGCTGACCAATCTTGCCCGCCATCATAATGAACAAACCTTCCAGCAGGCCGATGATCTCGCCTCGCTGTTAGAACCCTTACTGCTCATTGTGACAGGGTTAATTATCGGAACGCTGGTGGTGGCGATGTATCTGCCTATTTTCCATTTGGGAGATGCGATGAGTGCAGGATAA
- the guaC gene encoding guanosine 5'-monophosphate oxidoreductase: MRIEEDLKLGFKDVLIRPKRSTLKSRSDVELERQFTFKHSGQTWSGVPIIAANMDTVGTFAMATALASFEILTAVHKHYSVEEWNAFAASASEDVLKHVMVSTGTSDTDFEKTKQILIANPALNFLCIDVANGYSEHFVQFVSKAREAWPDKTIIAGNVVTGEMCEELILAGADIVKVGIGPGSVCTTRVKTGVGYPQLSAVIECADAAHGLGGQIISDGGCTMPGDVAKAFGGGADFVMLGGMLAGHEESGGTVVEENGEKFMLFYGMSSESAMNRHVGGVAQYRAAEGKTVKLPLRGPVENTARDVMGGLRSACTYVGASRLKELTKRTTFIRVQEQENRIFNSL, from the coding sequence ATGCGTATCGAAGAAGATCTGAAGTTAGGTTTCAAAGACGTTCTTATCCGCCCTAAACGCTCTACGCTGAAAAGTCGCTCAGACGTTGAACTCGAACGCCAATTCACCTTTAAACATTCCGGTCAGACCTGGTCTGGTGTTCCTATCATTGCCGCCAATATGGATACCGTGGGTACCTTCGCGATGGCAACGGCGTTGGCGTCGTTCGAGATCCTCACCGCAGTGCATAAACATTACAGCGTTGAAGAATGGAATGCCTTTGCCGCTTCAGCTTCCGAAGATGTGCTCAAGCATGTGATGGTCTCAACCGGTACATCTGATACTGATTTCGAGAAAACCAAACAAATTCTGATTGCGAACCCGGCACTGAATTTCCTCTGTATCGACGTGGCAAACGGGTATTCCGAGCATTTCGTGCAGTTTGTTAGCAAAGCACGTGAAGCATGGCCTGACAAAACCATCATCGCAGGCAATGTCGTGACCGGTGAGATGTGCGAAGAGTTGATTCTGGCTGGCGCGGATATTGTGAAAGTCGGCATCGGCCCGGGCTCCGTCTGTACTACGCGCGTCAAAACGGGCGTTGGCTATCCTCAGCTGTCCGCCGTAATTGAATGTGCTGATGCCGCTCACGGCCTTGGTGGTCAGATCATTAGCGACGGTGGCTGCACCATGCCTGGCGATGTTGCTAAAGCCTTTGGTGGCGGCGCTGATTTCGTGATGTTGGGCGGGATGCTGGCCGGTCATGAAGAGAGCGGTGGCACAGTCGTTGAAGAAAACGGCGAGAAATTTATGCTCTTCTACGGCATGAGCTCTGAATCGGCAATGAACCGCCACGTCGGTGGTGTTGCGCAGTATCGTGCCGCAGAGGGGAAAACCGTGAAGCTGCCGCTGCGTGGCCCTGTTGAAAATACCGCCCGCGATGTTATGGGTGGACTGCGTTCTGCCTGTACCTATGTAGGGGCATCGCGACTGAAAGAGCTGACTAAACGTACAACGTTTATTCGCGTTCAGGAACAGGAAAACCGCATTTTCAACAGCTTGTAA
- a CDS encoding alpha-N-arabinofuranosidase — protein sequence MRNWPNPFIEQRADPYILHHEGQYYFIASVPEYDRLALRRADSLEGLRSAEEIAVWHKPDTGPMSELIWAPELHHIDGKWYIYFAATHTQALDKLGMFQHRMFALEGTGGDPLNAQWVEKGQIKTPFDTFALDATTFVHHGKRWYLWAQKAPDISGNSNLYLCEMENPWTLKGDPVMLSKPEYDWECRGFWVNEGPAVLVHDNKLFISYSASATDENYCMGLLWIDMNADPKNPQNWHKAPRPVFTTSYENRQYGPGHNSFTQTPDGEDVLVYHARNYTEIEGDPLYDPNRHTRLKLVCWNENGMPDFGIPPADTL from the coding sequence ATGCGTAACTGGCCAAATCCCTTTATCGAACAACGTGCCGACCCGTATATTTTGCATCACGAGGGGCAATATTATTTCATTGCCTCGGTACCAGAATACGACAGGCTGGCCCTTCGCCGCGCCGACTCGCTGGAAGGATTGCGCAGCGCAGAAGAAATTGCGGTGTGGCACAAACCGGACACCGGCCCGATGAGTGAGCTCATTTGGGCTCCGGAACTGCATCACATTGATGGAAAGTGGTACATCTATTTTGCTGCGACGCACACGCAAGCGCTGGATAAGTTGGGTATGTTCCAGCACCGGATGTTTGCACTCGAAGGTACAGGCGGCGATCCGCTTAATGCACAGTGGGTCGAGAAAGGACAAATCAAAACCCCGTTTGATACCTTTGCGCTCGACGCCACCACCTTTGTTCATCACGGCAAACGCTGGTATCTGTGGGCACAAAAAGCCCCGGATATCTCGGGTAATTCCAATCTGTATCTATGCGAAATGGAAAATCCCTGGACGCTGAAAGGCGATCCCGTGATGCTGAGTAAACCGGAGTATGACTGGGAATGCCGTGGATTTTGGGTTAACGAAGGGCCGGCGGTTTTAGTGCACGACAACAAACTGTTTATCAGCTATTCCGCCAGTGCGACGGATGAGAACTACTGCATGGGGCTGCTGTGGATAGACATGAATGCCGATCCTAAAAACCCGCAAAACTGGCACAAAGCGCCGCGTCCCGTATTCACCACCAGCTATGAAAATCGCCAGTACGGGCCGGGGCATAACAGCTTCACGCAGACGCCAGACGGCGAAGATGTGCTGGTGTATCACGCGAGAAATTACACTGAAATTGAAGGCGATCCGCTGTACGATCCCAACCGTCATACCCGTCTGAAATTGGTATGTTGGAACGAAAACGGAATGCCCGATTTTGGCATCCCGCCCGCCGATACGCTTTAA
- the aroP gene encoding aromatic amino acid transporter, with translation MEGQQHGDQLKRGLKNRHIQLIALGGAIGTGLFLGSASVIQSAGPGIILGYAIAGFIAFLIMRQLGEMVVEEPVAGSFSHFAYKYWGGFAGFASGWNYWVLYVLVAMAELTAVGKYIQFWYPEIPTWASAAVFFVLINAINLTNVKVFGEMEFWFAIIKVIAVVAMILFGGWLLFSGNGGPQATVRNLWEQGGFLPHGMTGLVMMMAIIMFSFGGLELVGITAAEADNPEQSIPKATNQVIYRILIFYVGSLAVLLSLLPWTRVTADTSPFVLIFHELGDTFVANALNIVVLTAALSVYNSCVYCNSRMLFGLAQQGNAPKALLNLDKRGVPVNTILVSAVVTALCVLINYLAPESAFGLLMALVVSALVINWAMISLAHIKFRRAKQLQGVKTRFPALFYPIGNWVCLAFMAAVLVIMLITPGMAISVYLIPVWVVILGIGYLFKQKNAKTVKAH, from the coding sequence ATGGAAGGTCAACAGCATGGCGATCAGCTGAAGCGCGGCCTTAAAAACCGCCATATTCAGCTTATTGCTTTGGGTGGCGCTATCGGCACCGGCCTGTTTCTGGGCAGCGCATCCGTTATTCAGTCAGCAGGCCCAGGCATTATTCTCGGCTACGCTATTGCCGGTTTTATCGCGTTCTTAATCATGCGTCAGTTAGGCGAAATGGTCGTTGAAGAGCCGGTAGCAGGCTCCTTCAGCCACTTTGCCTATAAATACTGGGGTGGCTTTGCCGGCTTCGCGTCAGGCTGGAACTACTGGGTGCTGTACGTTTTGGTCGCGATGGCAGAACTCACCGCCGTCGGGAAATATATTCAGTTCTGGTATCCGGAAATCCCAACCTGGGCTTCCGCGGCAGTCTTCTTTGTGCTGATCAACGCCATCAACCTGACCAACGTCAAAGTGTTCGGTGAGATGGAGTTCTGGTTCGCGATTATCAAAGTGATCGCCGTGGTAGCAATGATCCTCTTCGGCGGCTGGTTACTGTTCAGCGGCAACGGCGGCCCTCAAGCCACCGTGCGCAACCTGTGGGAGCAAGGCGGTTTCCTGCCTCACGGCATGACCGGTCTGGTGATGATGATGGCGATCATTATGTTCTCGTTTGGTGGCCTTGAGCTGGTGGGTATCACCGCCGCAGAAGCCGATAACCCGGAGCAGAGCATCCCGAAAGCCACCAACCAGGTTATCTACCGTATTCTGATTTTCTATGTGGGTTCGCTGGCCGTTCTGCTCTCTTTACTGCCATGGACGCGCGTAACCGCTGATACCAGCCCGTTTGTGCTTATCTTCCATGAGCTGGGCGACACCTTCGTGGCAAACGCCCTGAACATCGTGGTGCTGACTGCAGCGCTGTCCGTTTATAACAGCTGCGTGTACTGCAACAGCCGCATGCTGTTTGGTCTGGCTCAACAGGGTAACGCACCAAAAGCGCTGCTGAATCTGGACAAGCGTGGCGTGCCGGTGAACACCATTCTGGTTTCAGCGGTGGTCACCGCCCTTTGCGTACTGATTAACTATCTGGCCCCGGAATCAGCGTTCGGTCTGCTGATGGCGCTGGTTGTCTCTGCGCTTGTCATCAACTGGGCGATGATAAGCCTCGCGCACATCAAGTTCCGTCGTGCTAAGCAATTGCAGGGTGTGAAAACGCGCTTCCCAGCCCTGTTCTATCCTATCGGTAACTGGGTTTGCCTGGCGTTTATGGCGGCGGTGCTGGTGATCATGCTGATAACACCGGGTATGGCAATCTCCGTTTATCTGATCCCGGTTTGGGTCGTGATTCTGGGTATTGGCTACCTGTTCAAACAGAAAAACGCGAAAACTGTTAAAGCCCATTAA
- the nadC gene encoding nicotinate-nucleotide pyrophosphorylase, translating to MPPRRYNPDHRRDALLERINLDIPESVAQALREDLGGEVNADNDITAQLLPKETRSHAVIITREDGIFCGKRWVEEVFTQLAGDDVNVTWHVEDGDSITANQPLFELEGPSRVLLTGERTALNFVQTLSGVASEVRRYVDLLAGTKTQLLDTRKTLPGLRTALKYAVLCGGGANHRLGLSDAFLIKENHIIASGSVRQAVEKAFWLHPDVPVEVEVESLEELDAAIKAGADIIMLDNFETEQMREAVKRTNGKAQLEVSGNVTQETLRAFAETGVDFISVGALTKHVQALDLSMRFK from the coding sequence ATGCCGCCTCGCCGTTACAACCCCGACCACCGACGTGACGCGCTTCTGGAACGTATTAACCTCGATATCCCGGAAAGCGTGGCTCAAGCGCTACGCGAAGATTTGGGCGGTGAGGTGAATGCAGATAACGATATTACCGCACAATTGTTGCCAAAAGAGACACGCTCGCACGCGGTGATCATCACCCGTGAGGACGGCATATTTTGCGGTAAACGCTGGGTAGAAGAAGTCTTCACTCAGCTGGCTGGCGATGACGTAAACGTGACGTGGCATGTGGAAGACGGCGACAGCATCACAGCGAATCAGCCTCTTTTTGAACTCGAAGGCCCTTCCCGCGTGCTGCTGACAGGTGAGCGCACCGCGTTAAACTTTGTCCAGACGCTGTCCGGCGTGGCAAGTGAAGTTCGCCGTTACGTTGACTTGCTGGCAGGCACAAAAACGCAGCTGCTGGATACCCGTAAAACGCTGCCAGGCCTGCGCACAGCGCTGAAATATGCGGTATTGTGCGGCGGCGGCGCCAACCATCGATTGGGTTTATCCGATGCGTTTCTGATTAAAGAGAATCACATTATTGCCTCTGGGTCCGTGCGTCAGGCCGTCGAAAAAGCTTTCTGGCTGCATCCGGATGTTCCGGTCGAAGTGGAGGTTGAAAGCCTGGAAGAGCTTGATGCTGCCATCAAAGCCGGTGCTGACATCATCATGCTGGATAACTTCGAAACGGAACAAATGCGCGAAGCGGTAAAACGGACCAATGGCAAGGCGCAGCTTGAAGTCTCGGGTAATGTCACGCAGGAAACCCTCCGCGCGTTTGCAGAAACAGGCGTGGATTTTATCTCCGTCGGCGCACTGACCAAGCACGTGCAGGCGCTTGACCTCTCCATGCGTTTCAAATAG
- the ampE gene encoding regulatory protein AmpE — MTLFTMLLVMIAERLFKLGEHWHLDHRMEVLFRRIKHFSMLRTILMTAVVMGVVYLLLRALYGLFFNVPLLVVWILLGVLCIGAGKVRLHYHAYLKAASRDDSHARGAMASELTLIHGVPPDCNERDYLRELQNALLWINFRYYLAPLFWFVAGGAWGPVLLMGYAFLRAWQTWLARYLTPHERLQSGIDGILHVLDWLPVRLVGVVYALIGHGEKALPAWFASLADRHTSQYQVLTRLAQFSLAREPHTDKVETPKAAVSMAKKTSFVIVVLVALLTIYGTLV; from the coding sequence ATGACGTTGTTCACCATGCTGCTGGTGATGATCGCCGAACGGTTGTTCAAACTGGGCGAACACTGGCATTTGGATCACCGGATGGAAGTGCTGTTCCGTCGGATTAAGCACTTTTCAATGTTGCGCACGATCCTAATGACGGCTGTCGTCATGGGGGTGGTTTACCTGCTACTGCGCGCGCTTTATGGGCTATTTTTCAACGTTCCGCTGTTGGTGGTGTGGATCCTGCTCGGCGTGCTGTGTATCGGCGCGGGGAAAGTGCGCTTGCACTATCACGCCTACCTGAAAGCGGCTTCCCGTGATGACAGCCATGCGCGTGGCGCGATGGCGAGCGAGCTGACGCTGATCCATGGCGTTCCGCCCGATTGCAACGAACGCGATTATTTACGCGAGCTGCAAAACGCTCTGCTGTGGATCAACTTCCGTTATTATCTGGCGCCGCTGTTCTGGTTTGTGGCGGGCGGGGCGTGGGGCCCAGTATTACTGATGGGCTATGCATTTTTACGCGCCTGGCAGACATGGCTTGCCCGCTACCTGACGCCGCATGAACGTTTGCAATCCGGTATCGACGGTATTCTTCATGTGCTGGACTGGCTGCCGGTGCGTCTGGTGGGGGTAGTGTATGCGTTGATCGGTCACGGAGAGAAAGCGCTTCCGGCGTGGTTTGCGTCCCTTGCCGATCGCCATACGTCGCAATATCAGGTGCTAACCCGCCTGGCGCAATTCTCACTCGCGCGCGAACCGCATACGGATAAAGTCGAGACCCCAAAAGCGGCGGTGTCGATGGCGAAGAAAACGTCATTTGTGATTGTGGTGCTGGTGGCGCTGTTGACCATCTACGGTACGCTGGTTTAA
- the epsE gene encoding Type II secretory pathway, ATPase PulE/Tfp pilus assembly pathway, ATPase PilB, with protein sequence MNSEQLVMLCHRHHALILSSDAEMVSIAVVGTPAAEMMEALRFATQKRIDIQCWTAERMEKHQQMSSSSHLPTISQDTSPAADILNRTLLQALSQRASDIHVEPAGSAWQIRLRIDGVLYPQPPLTAATGTTLIARLKVLGNLDIAERRLPQDGQFTVELSGVSVSFRIATLPCRGGEKIVLRLLHQVQQALELEALGMTAAQRALFEQALQQPQGLLLVTGPTGSGKTVTLYSALQARNTQDVNLCSVEDPIEIPLAGLNQTQINPRAGLTFQSVLRALLRQDPDIIMVGEIRDGETAEIALNAAQTGHLVLSTLHTNSTIETLIRLQQMGVARWMVSSALTLVIAQRLVRRLCPHCTKETHQETLIPHNVWPRQLPHWQAAGCDRCYHGFYGRVALFEVLAINSDIRQAIAGGASVEEVEIKAKNTGMTTLFEHGCMAVEKGQTTFEELIRVLGLPNGS encoded by the coding sequence ATGAATTCGGAACAACTGGTCATGCTGTGCCATCGCCATCATGCGCTTATTCTCAGTAGTGACGCTGAAATGGTGAGTATTGCCGTAGTGGGTACACCTGCAGCGGAAATGATGGAGGCCCTGCGCTTCGCCACACAAAAACGGATTGATATTCAATGCTGGACGGCAGAGCGCATGGAAAAGCATCAGCAGATGTCTTCGTCATCGCATTTGCCCACCATTTCGCAGGATACAAGCCCGGCTGCGGATATTCTTAACCGAACGCTGTTACAGGCACTCAGCCAGCGAGCCTCCGACATCCACGTGGAGCCCGCCGGAAGTGCCTGGCAAATCCGCCTGCGCATCGACGGCGTGTTATATCCGCAGCCCCCGCTGACTGCGGCGACAGGTACCACCCTGATTGCCCGATTAAAGGTGCTAGGTAATCTGGATATCGCGGAGCGGCGGTTACCGCAGGATGGTCAGTTTACCGTTGAGTTGTCGGGAGTCTCGGTCTCTTTTCGCATCGCTACGCTACCTTGTCGCGGCGGAGAAAAAATTGTGCTGCGTCTTTTACATCAGGTGCAGCAGGCGCTTGAGCTTGAGGCATTAGGTATGACGGCCGCCCAGCGTGCCCTTTTCGAGCAAGCGCTCCAGCAACCGCAGGGATTACTTTTAGTGACCGGTCCGACGGGTAGCGGCAAAACCGTCACGCTCTACAGCGCGCTTCAAGCCCGTAATACACAAGACGTAAATCTGTGCAGCGTAGAGGATCCCATTGAGATCCCTCTCGCCGGGCTGAATCAAACACAAATCAACCCACGTGCGGGCTTAACCTTTCAAAGTGTATTACGGGCGCTTTTACGCCAGGATCCTGACATCATCATGGTAGGAGAAATCCGCGACGGCGAAACGGCAGAGATTGCCCTCAATGCCGCCCAGACAGGTCATTTGGTGCTCTCAACGTTACATACCAACTCCACCATTGAGACGCTGATACGGCTTCAGCAGATGGGCGTTGCACGCTGGATGGTTTCCTCTGCGCTTACGCTAGTGATCGCGCAACGGCTAGTCCGCCGCCTTTGTCCTCATTGTACGAAAGAGACCCATCAGGAAACACTCATCCCGCACAACGTCTGGCCGCGACAGCTTCCCCACTGGCAAGCGGCGGGGTGCGATCGTTGTTATCACGGGTTTTACGGCCGCGTTGCCCTGTTCGAAGTACTGGCCATTAATAGCGATATCCGCCAGGCCATTGCCGGGGGTGCCTCCGTTGAAGAGGTCGAAATCAAGGCAAAAAACACCGGCATGACAACGCTGTTCGAACATGGCTGCATGGCCGTCGAGAAAGGACAAACTACCTTTGAAGAATTAATCCGCGTGTTGGGGTTACCGAATGGCAGCTAA